GGGCCTGATCGCTCGCCGAAGGGCTAATCGCTCGCCTCGGCCAGCTTGAGCGCGTACGCCGCCCACCAGTCGCCCGCCTTCGGTCCCCCCTTGCAGGTGCCGTCCGACTCCCCGGGCCGCTTCACCCACAGGTACGCGTCCACCAGCGGATCCGCCGTGGTCGTCGTCGGAGCCTCGCCCAGGGCCCGGCCCGGCGGGTTGCACCAGCGCTGCTGCGGGTCGCCCGTCGTATACGGCCCGTTGCCGTTGCGGCTCGTGTCGATCACGAAATGCTTGCCGCCGATCTTCGCCGACAGCTGCTTGCCGTACGCGATCGAGTCCTGCGTCGAGTAGAAGTTGGAGACGTTCACCGCGAAGCCGTCCGCCCGGTCGACGCCGGCCTGCCGAAGCGGCTGGAAGATCTGGTCGGGATGCTGCCAGCCCGCGTTGCCCGCGTCCAGGTACACCTTGGTGTTCTTCAGTGCCTTGAGCGTGCCGATCGCACCCTTGAGCAGGTTGTACCGCTCCTCGTGGAACTGGTTCGGCGTGCACCCGTCCACCATGTGCAGCACCGCGTCCGGCTCCAGGATCACCGCCGCG
The Streptomyces sp. CGMCC 4.7035 DNA segment above includes these coding regions:
- a CDS encoding glycoside hydrolase family 6 protein, translated to MYGTRGVGARAVAVAVGAALLIAGCSSSGGGDKDKGNDKDDPAAGRITQQPKASDPFWVNPDGNAARQVVAYERAGKRAEAGQIRKIAEQPTGEWIGPENPQAEARGFTEAAGKADRTAILVLYNIPHRDCGQFSQGGAADGDAYRAWIDGVAQGIGDRRAAVILEPDAVLHMVDGCTPNQFHEERYNLLKGAIGTLKALKNTKVYLDAGNAGWQHPDQIFQPLRQAGVDRADGFAVNVSNFYSTQDSIAYGKQLSAKIGGKHFVIDTSRNGNGPYTTGDPQQRWCNPPGRALGEAPTTTTADPLVDAYLWVKRPGESDGTCKGGPKAGDWWAAYALKLAEASD